A region of Corvus cornix cornix isolate S_Up_H32 chromosome 3, ASM73873v5, whole genome shotgun sequence DNA encodes the following proteins:
- the THBD gene encoding LOW QUALITY PROTEIN: thrombomodulin (The sequence of the model RefSeq protein was modified relative to this genomic sequence to represent the inferred CDS: deleted 1 base in 1 codon), whose translation MRPLLPLLLLGTVALGQPRDVFPAGAQCLEHECFAVFWAARPFSAASEGCERGGGHLMTVRSTVAEEAIALLLQNRAGRLWLGLSLAPSLSCTEPSQRLRGFRWVTGDRSTDYTNWAPSGRRCGERCVTVSRELRWEERRCDEAADGFLCQYSYGGSCPRLAAPQGVLVTYATPFGARGAEFLALPPRSVAFIPELGLELRCDEDGDSAGPRWSRDIPGAWPCEVAGGGCAGTCGEERGRPRCSCAEGTVLAADGRGCRSLCEGSPCHHHCVVADGSFVCMCFVGYRLAADGVGCEDIDDCASEPGPCEQQCVNTQGGFECRCHSGYAMVDGRCQPRPPCLEAPCQQRCEELPHGYRCACDPGYAVDPRDATACRLYCNATECPAVCGAGGGCDCPEGFVLDGSDLCVDLDECDSGHCEFNCTNTPGSYQCHCPHGRYLRDNECLPIPDGDGDEAFSGDSEPVPPTPVPSRPPPKAERLHPGLLVAIAAGALLSLLALLALGLHLARKRCRSHGSMDYKYSGPQEKELGLQPVPSAQKP comes from the exons ATGCggccgctgctgccgctgctgctgctgggcacgGTGGCGCTGGGCCAGCCGCGGGACGTGTTCCCCGCGGGCGCGCAGTGCCTGGAGCACGAGTGTTTCGCCGTGTTCTGGGCGGCCCGGCCCTTCTCGGCCGCCAGCGAGGGCTgcgagcggggcggggggcacCTCATGACCGTGCGCTCCACCGTGGCCGAGGAGGCGATCgcgctgctgctgcagaaccGCGCGGGGCGGCTCTGGCTCGGGCTGTCGCTGGCGCCGTCCTTGTCCTGCACCGAGCCCAGCCAGCGGCTCCGCGGCTTCCGCTGGGTCACCGGCGACCGCAGCACCGACTACACCAACTGGGCGCCGTCGGGGCGGCGCTGCGGCGAGCGCTGCGTGACCGTGTCCCGGGAGCTGCGCTGGGAGGAGCGGCGCTGCGACGAGGCGGCCGACGGCTTCCTCTGCCAGTACAGCTACGGCGGCAGCTGTCCCCGCCTGGCCGCCCCGCAGGGCGTCCTCGTCACCTACGCCACCCCGTTCGGCGCCCGCGGAGCGGAGTTCCTGGCGCTGCCCCCGCGCAGCGTGGCCTTCATCCCTGAGCTCGGGCTGGAGCTGCGCTGCGACGAGGATGGGGACAGCGCGGGGCCGCGCTGGAGCCGCGACATCCCGGGAGCGTGGCCCTGCGAGGTGGCCGGCGGCGGCTGCGCGGGGACGTGCGGAGAGGAGCGCGGGCGGCCGCGCTGCTCCTGCGCCGAGGGCACGGTGCTGGCCGCGGACGGGCGCGGCTGTCGCTCCCTCTGCGAGGGGTCGCCGTGCCACCATCACTGCGTGGTGGCCGACGGCTCCTTCGTGTGCATGTGCTTCGTGGGCTACCGGCTGGCGGCCGACGGCGTCGGCTGCGAGGACATCGACGACTGCGCCAGCGAGCCCGGCCCGTGCGAGCAGCAGTGCGTGAACACCCAGGGCGGCTTCGAGTGCCGCTGTCACAGCGGCTACGCGATGGTGGACGGGCGCTGCCAGCCCCGGCCG CCCTGCCTCGAGGCGCCGTGCCAGCAGCGCTGCGAGGAGCTGCCCCACGGCTACCGCTGCGCTTGCGACCCCGGCTACGCCGTGGACCCGCGGGACGCCACCGCCTGTCGCCTGTACTGCAACGCCACCGAGTGCCCGGCCGTgtgcggggccggcggcggctgCGATTGTCCTGAGGGCTTCGTGCTGGACGGCAGCGACCTGTGCGTGGACCTGGATGAGTGCGACAGCGGTCACTGCGAGTTCAACTGCACCAACACCCCCGGCAGCTACCAGTGCCACTGTCCCCACGGCCGGTACCTCCGCGACAACGAGTGCCTCCCCATCCCGGACGGGGACGGCGACGAAGCGTTCTCGGGCGATTCGGAGCCCGTCCCGCCCACGCCCGTGCCCAGCCGGCCCCCGCCCAAGGCCGAGCGGCTGCACCcggggctgctggtggccaTCGCCGCGGGTGCGCTCCTGAGCCTGCTGGCGCTGCTGGCGCTGGGATTGCACCTGGCCAGGAAGCGCTGCCGCTCCCACGGCTCCATGGATTACAAGTACAGCGGCCcccaggagaaggagctggggcTTCAGCCGGTCCCCTCCGCACAGAAGCCGTAG
- the CD93 gene encoding complement component C1q receptor yields MATLRPLLLLLPLLLPLARGSGAEEAAVLCAGSACYTLHRDESAWKSAQERCRRDGGNLAAVGSAREAERLRELLATARWAGPAWLGLALPRGHCVRPHEPLRGFSWVAGGEPGNFSEWAAEPAVTCVSSRCVALRPPGPHGAGGWTDRPCRSPLPAFLCKFSFQGMCGPLPLAGRARVTYSTPFGVRSAHLAAAPFGTLAEVQCDGGGDGGRGSPFAVCKGPLAGGGFAWHPPGPLCPVTCGHRNGGCQQLCVEAAGESPRCACHPGYALAADMASCVPEDSCHPSPCQGSCRTLPSGFECSCEPGFALAPDGRACLDVDECESGPCQHRCHNTPGGFQCHCQPGYRPAGPAGRQCHDVDECAQPHACPQLCINIPGSFRCACRPGFQRQPGGDSCLDVDECLRDPCPGACRNFPGGYECLCPPGSRRDEDGHGCRPGEAIPSSIPQSSSSIPQSSGSIPQNSSIIPQSSGVIPQTSDIPRSSGIPRTTRVPWTTSTPRTPGMPTAGSGGGSDEHSADGPRLLLYYIVGSLVAILLLLAFALALVACRRRAARREKPAAKSAADNYCWVPEQPESRGERR; encoded by the coding sequence ATGGCCACGCTCcggccgctgctgctgctgctgccgctgctgctgccgctggcGCGGGGCAGCGGGGCCGAGGAGGCGGCGGTGCTGTGCGCCGGCAGCGCCTGCTACACCCTGCACCGGGACGAGAGCGCCTGGAAAAGCGCCCAGGAGCGCTGCCGCCGGGACGGCGGCAACCTGGCGGCGGTGGGCAGCGCCCGCGAGGCCGAGCGGCTGCGGGAGCTGCTGGCCACGGCCCGCTGGGCCGGCCCGGCCTGGCTCGGGCTCGCCCTGCCCAGGGGTCACTGCGTGCGGCCGCACGAGCCGCTGCGAGGCTTCTCCTGGGTGGCCGGAGGGGAGCCGGGCAACTTCTCGGAGTGGGCGGCGGAGCCGGCGGTCACCTGCGTGAGCTCCCGCTGCGTGGCCCTGCGGCCGCCCGGCCCGCACGGCGCCGGGGGCTGGACGGACCGGCCGTGCCGCAGCCCGCTCCCGGCTTTCCTGTGCAAGTTCAGCTTCCAGGGAATGTGCGGGCCGCTGCCGCTGGCGGGGCGCGCCAGGGTCACCTACAGCACCCCGTTCGGCGTGCGCAGCGCCCACCTGGCCGCCGCGCCCTTCGGCACGCTGGCCGAGGTGCAGTGCGACGGCGGCGGCGACGGCGGCCGGGGCTCGCCCTTCGCCGTCTGCAAGGGGCCGCTGGCCGGGGGCGGCTTCGCCTGGCACCCGCCGGGTCCCCTGTGCCCGGTCACCTGCGGCCACCGCAACGGcggctgccagcagctctgcgTCGAGGCGGCCGGCGAGTCCCCGCGCTGCGCCTGCCACCCCGGCTACGCGCTGGCCGCCGACATGGCCTCCTGCGTTCCCGAGGATTCCTGCCACCCCAGTCCCTGCCAGGGATCCTGCCGGACGCTGCCCAGCGGCTTCGAGTGCTCCTGCGAGCCTGGGTTCGCCCTGGCACCCGACGGACGCGCCTGCTTGGATGTGGACGAGTGCGAGTCGGGGCCGTGCCAGCACCGGTGCCACAACACTCCCGGCGGCTTCCAGTGCCACTGCCAGCCCGGCTACCGCCCCGCGGGGCCCGCTGGCCGCCAGTGCCACGACGTGGACGAGTGTGCTCAGCCCCACGCGTGCCCGCAGCTCTGCATCAACATTCCCGGCTCCTTCCGCTGCGCCTGCCGGCCCGGCTTCCAGCGGCAGCCGGGAGGCGATTCCTGCCTGGATGTGGACGAGTGCCTGCGGGATCCGTGTCCCGGCGCCTGCCGCAACTTCCCCGGCGGCTACGAGTGCCTGTGCCCGCCTGGCTCCCGCCGGGATGAGGATGGGCACGGCTGCAGGCCCGGAGAGGCCATCCCAAGCAGCATCCCGCAGAGTTCCAGCAGCATCCCGCAGAGCTCCGGCAGCATCCCACAGAATTCCAGCATCATCCCGCAGAGCTCCGGCGTCATCCCACAGACCTCCGACATCCCGCGGAGCTCCGGCATCCCACGCACCACCCGCGTCCCATGGACCACGAGCACCCCGCGGACTCCGGGAATGCCCACGGCGGGATCGGGAGGCGGCTCGGACGAGCACAGCGCAGACGGGCCGCGGCTGCTGCTCTATTACATCGTGGGCAGCCTGGTGgccatcctgctcctgctggcgTTCGCCCTGGCGCTCGTGGCTTGTAGGAGAAGGGCGGCCAGGAGGGAGAAGCCGGCGGCCAAAAGCGCGGCCGATAATTATTGCTGGGTGCCCGAGCAGCCCGAGAGCCGCGGGGAGCGCAGGTAG